In one Umezawaea sp. Da 62-37 genomic region, the following are encoded:
- a CDS encoding aspartate-semialdehyde dehydrogenase has protein sequence MTGPILALVGATGAVGTVMIDIMNGRESVPWSEIRLIASARSAGRKITVRGSELTVVALSPEAFDGVDIAMFDVPDEVSAEWAPIAASRGAVAVDNSGAFRMDDEVPLVVPEVNSDQISNRPKGIIANPNCTTLSMMASLGALHREFELRELVVSSYQAASGGGQAAIDRLRAELEAVAGKDVGVRAGDVREVLDAAGLPVSDSPFPAPLALNVIPWAGSLKDEGWTSEELKVRNESRKILGIPDLKVSATCVRVPVVTTHSLAVHAVFAREVTVEAAHKIFEAQPSIVLVDDPTAKSFPTPVDVVGGDPTYVGRVRQALDFPNALDFFVCGDNLRKGAALNTYEIAEGLADRL, from the coding sequence ATGACGGGCCCGATTTTGGCGTTGGTCGGCGCGACGGGTGCCGTCGGCACCGTCATGATCGACATCATGAACGGCCGGGAATCCGTGCCGTGGAGCGAGATCCGGCTGATCGCCTCCGCCCGTTCGGCGGGCAGGAAGATCACCGTCCGCGGCTCCGAGCTGACCGTGGTCGCGCTGTCGCCCGAGGCGTTCGACGGCGTCGACATCGCGATGTTCGACGTGCCGGACGAGGTCTCCGCCGAGTGGGCGCCGATCGCGGCGTCGCGCGGCGCTGTGGCCGTGGACAACTCCGGCGCGTTCCGCATGGACGACGAGGTTCCGCTGGTGGTCCCCGAGGTCAACTCGGACCAGATCTCCAACCGCCCCAAGGGCATCATCGCGAACCCGAACTGCACGACGCTGTCGATGATGGCGTCCCTCGGTGCCCTGCACCGGGAGTTCGAGCTGCGCGAGCTGGTGGTGTCGTCCTACCAGGCGGCCTCCGGCGGCGGCCAGGCGGCGATCGACCGGCTGCGCGCCGAGCTGGAAGCGGTAGCGGGCAAGGACGTCGGCGTCCGCGCCGGTGACGTCCGCGAGGTGCTCGACGCCGCGGGCCTGCCCGTGTCGGACTCCCCGTTCCCGGCGCCGCTCGCGCTGAACGTGATCCCGTGGGCCGGTTCGCTCAAGGACGAGGGCTGGACGAGCGAGGAGCTCAAGGTCCGCAACGAGTCCCGCAAGATCCTCGGCATCCCGGACCTCAAGGTCTCCGCGACCTGCGTCCGCGTGCCCGTGGTGACGACGCACTCGCTCGCGGTCCACGCGGTGTTCGCCCGCGAGGTCACCGTCGAGGCGGCGCACAAGATCTTCGAGGCGCAGCCGTCGATCGTGCTGGTCGACGACCCGACCGCGAAGTCGTTCCCGACGCCGGTCGACGTCGTCGGTGGCGACCCGACCTACGTCGGCCGGGTGCGCCAGGCGCTGGACTTCCCGAACGCGCTGGACTTCTTCGTGTGCGGCGACAACCTGCGCAAGGGCGCCGCGCTGAACACCTACGAGATCGCCGAAGGCCTGGCCGACCGGCTCTAG
- a CDS encoding gluconokinase — translation MAEAVLGVDLGTTATKVIAVDRTAQALFSAEHGYPLHTTPAGEATHDPLQVLDAALQALREVAAWCASSDVQVVALSLTGAMHTLLAVDAAGKPLTGSLSWADNRATEQTALLRGTPEGAELHRITGTPIHPFAPLSKLAWFTRHEPELARTARWCGLKDFIALRLTGRLATEHSSASGTGLMDIHRLAWHPGSLAFAGVTAAQLPDLLAPTDALPLTADVPGLPAGLPVVMGGGDGPLANLGVGAVTPGVAALSLGTSGALRVVRDRPGVDDRGRVFCYAIAEGLWVLGGAVSNGGVVAQWAADTFTTDVGTLLAEAAEVPTGANGLLALPYLLAERAPWWDPDPRATLLGLRREHTRADITRALVEGVGQQLALVLDAVRSTGARVDSIRVTGGAFRSTLWATVLASALGMELELADDSEGSGVGAALLAWRSLGVLPSLTAAADLVVPTATIKPDPDAVTHYARSRPLVERAYLALRELSGALSAP, via the coding sequence ATGGCTGAGGCAGTGCTCGGAGTCGACCTGGGAACAACCGCGACCAAGGTCATCGCGGTCGACCGGACCGCCCAGGCGCTGTTCAGCGCCGAACACGGCTACCCGCTGCACACGACACCCGCGGGCGAGGCCACGCACGACCCGCTCCAGGTGCTCGACGCGGCTCTCCAGGCGCTGCGCGAAGTCGCCGCCTGGTGCGCCTCCTCCGACGTCCAGGTCGTGGCCCTGTCGTTGACCGGCGCCATGCACACGCTGCTGGCCGTGGACGCCGCCGGGAAGCCGCTCACCGGTTCGCTGAGCTGGGCCGACAACCGCGCCACCGAGCAGACCGCGCTGCTGCGCGGCACCCCCGAGGGCGCGGAGCTGCACCGGATCACCGGCACCCCGATCCACCCGTTCGCCCCGCTGTCGAAACTCGCCTGGTTCACCCGGCACGAGCCGGAGCTGGCCCGCACCGCCCGCTGGTGCGGCCTCAAGGACTTCATCGCCCTCCGCCTCACCGGCCGCCTCGCCACCGAGCACTCCTCGGCCAGCGGCACCGGCCTCATGGACATCCACCGCCTGGCCTGGCACCCCGGCTCGCTGGCGTTCGCGGGCGTCACCGCCGCCCAGCTGCCGGACCTGCTGGCCCCCACCGACGCCCTGCCGCTGACCGCCGACGTCCCCGGCCTGCCCGCGGGCCTCCCGGTCGTCATGGGCGGCGGCGACGGCCCGTTGGCCAACCTGGGTGTGGGCGCCGTGACCCCCGGCGTGGCCGCGCTGTCCCTGGGCACGAGCGGCGCGCTGCGCGTGGTCCGCGACCGCCCCGGCGTCGACGACCGCGGTCGCGTCTTCTGCTACGCCATCGCCGAGGGCCTGTGGGTGCTGGGCGGCGCCGTCAGCAACGGCGGCGTGGTCGCGCAGTGGGCCGCGGACACCTTCACCACCGACGTGGGCACCCTGCTCGCCGAGGCCGCCGAGGTCCCCACCGGCGCCAACGGCCTGCTGGCCCTGCCCTACCTGCTCGCCGAACGCGCCCCCTGGTGGGACCCGGACCCGCGCGCCACCCTGCTCGGCCTGCGCCGCGAGCACACCAGGGCCGACATCACCAGGGCCCTGGTCGAAGGCGTCGGCCAGCAGCTGGCACTGGTCCTCGACGCCGTCCGCTCCACCGGCGCCCGGGTCGACTCCATCCGCGTCACCGGCGGCGCCTTCCGCAGCACCCTCTGGGCCACCGTCCTGGCCTCCGCGCTGGGCATGGAGCTGGAACTGGCCGACGACAGCGAGGGCTCCGGCGTGGGCGCCGCCCTGCTGGCCTGGCGCTCCCTGGGCGTCCTGCCGTCGCTGACCGCCGCCGCGGACCTCGTCGTCCCCACCGCCACCATCAAGCCGGACCCCGACGCGGTCACCCACTACGCCAGGTCCCGCCCACTCGTGGAACGCGCTTACCTGGCCCTGCGCGAGCTGTCGGGGGCGTTGTCGGCACCGTGA
- a CDS encoding MFS transporter codes for MNIARYLSVLRLPRVRPVMVLMLLARIPTTAAGMTLTLHVVLALDKGYGAAGLVGTAGTLGIALGAPLMGRLTDRRGLRAMLVLSTVAEGLFWFSAPVLPYSVLLVTSLLSGLVTIPTMSIGRQVLTALVPVEQRRTALAVDSMAVEVAYMAGPALGVLLTTRATSQVALWSIGAAMVASGIALYLVNPPIRNEEEDVAGERPPRREWLTPPVLGVLLTSAGAIIVLAGMEVAIVAALQEQGRVELTGALVIVMCAASLVGGFVYGATSRPPTPRTLMAVLGALTIPAGLATGSPWVLALALIPANLLPASVVASTGEVITRLTPASVRGEAMGLQGSAFTLGAAVGAPLAGFVIDHSSAGWGFVVVGAVGVGIAGVGVLLDRRSASPVGV; via the coding sequence GTGAACATCGCCCGGTACCTCAGCGTCCTCCGCCTGCCCAGGGTGCGTCCGGTGATGGTGCTGATGCTGCTGGCGAGGATCCCGACCACCGCCGCGGGCATGACCCTGACGCTCCACGTGGTCCTGGCCCTCGACAAGGGCTACGGCGCCGCGGGCCTGGTCGGCACCGCGGGCACCCTCGGCATCGCGCTCGGCGCGCCGCTCATGGGCAGGCTCACCGACCGCCGCGGCCTGCGCGCGATGCTCGTGCTCAGCACCGTCGCCGAGGGGCTGTTCTGGTTCAGCGCCCCGGTGCTGCCGTACTCGGTGCTGCTGGTGACTTCGCTGCTCAGCGGCCTCGTGACGATCCCGACGATGTCCATCGGCCGCCAGGTGCTGACCGCGCTGGTCCCGGTCGAGCAGCGCCGGACGGCACTGGCCGTCGACTCGATGGCCGTCGAGGTCGCGTACATGGCGGGTCCCGCGCTGGGCGTGCTGCTGACGACGCGGGCCACCAGCCAGGTCGCGCTGTGGAGCATCGGCGCCGCGATGGTCGCGTCGGGGATCGCGCTGTACCTCGTGAACCCCCCGATCCGCAACGAGGAGGAGGACGTGGCCGGGGAACGCCCGCCCCGCCGGGAATGGCTCACGCCGCCCGTGCTCGGCGTGCTGCTCACGTCGGCGGGCGCGATCATCGTGCTGGCGGGCATGGAGGTCGCGATCGTCGCGGCGTTGCAGGAGCAGGGGCGCGTGGAGCTGACCGGCGCGCTGGTGATCGTGATGTGCGCGGCGTCGCTCGTGGGCGGGTTCGTGTACGGCGCGACGAGCAGGCCGCCCACGCCGCGGACGCTGATGGCGGTGCTCGGCGCGCTGACCATCCCGGCGGGGTTGGCCACCGGGTCGCCGTGGGTGCTGGCACTGGCGCTGATCCCGGCCAACCTCCTCCCCGCGTCGGTGGTCGCCAGCACCGGCGAGGTGATCACCCGGCTGACCCCGGCGTCCGTGCGGGGCGAGGCGATGGGGTTGCAGGGGTCGGCGTTCACCCTCGGCGCCGCCGTCGGGGCGCCGCTGGCCGGGTTCGTGATCGACCACTCGTCGGCGGGGTGGGGGTTCGTCGTCGTGGGCGCGGTGGGGGTGGGCATCGCGGGCGTCGGCGTGCTGCTGGACCGGCGGTCGGCGAGCCCGGTGGGGGTGTGA
- a CDS encoding catalase encodes MTEPRHTTNNVGIPVASDDHSLTLGANGPILLQDHYLIEKNAQFNRERVPERVVHAKGGGAFGHFETTEDVSRFTKAALFQPGVKTDALLRFSTVAGELGSPDTWRDPRGFALKFYTSEGNYDLVGNNTPVFFLRDPIKFPDFIRSQKRRADTGRRDHDMQWDFWTLQPQTAHQVTWLMGDRGIPKTWRHQNGYGSHTYLWENAAGEKFWVKYHFKTDQGIETLTSEEAARIAGEDADAHRADLWHAIEGGDFPTWTLKVQVMPYAEAENYRFNPFDLTKVWPHADYPLITVGRLALDRNPADYFAEIEQAAFEPTNLVPGIGTSPDKMLIGRIFAYPDAHRYRIGANYAQLPVNRPKSPVNSYSKDGAMRYTNSADPVYAPNSYGGPHANPALAGEVTTGYGVEDAPVRAAYKLHVEDDDFGQAGTMVREVFTQEQRDRLVDTVVGHAGNGVSERVLERVFEYWRNIDKETGDRIAAAFGK; translated from the coding sequence GTGACCGAACCGCGTCACACCACGAACAACGTCGGCATCCCGGTCGCGAGCGACGACCACTCGCTCACCCTGGGCGCCAACGGGCCGATCCTGCTCCAGGACCACTACCTCATCGAGAAGAACGCCCAGTTCAACCGTGAGCGCGTCCCCGAGCGCGTGGTGCACGCCAAGGGCGGTGGCGCCTTCGGGCACTTCGAGACGACCGAGGACGTCAGCCGGTTCACGAAGGCCGCCCTGTTCCAGCCCGGCGTGAAGACCGACGCGCTGCTGCGCTTCTCCACCGTCGCGGGCGAACTGGGCTCCCCGGACACGTGGCGCGACCCGCGCGGGTTCGCGCTGAAGTTCTACACCTCCGAGGGCAACTACGACCTCGTGGGCAACAACACCCCGGTGTTCTTCCTGCGCGACCCGATCAAGTTCCCGGACTTCATCCGCTCGCAGAAGCGCCGCGCCGACACCGGCCGCCGCGACCACGACATGCAGTGGGACTTCTGGACCCTCCAGCCGCAGACCGCGCACCAGGTCACCTGGCTGATGGGCGACCGGGGCATCCCGAAGACGTGGCGCCACCAGAACGGCTACGGCTCGCACACCTACCTGTGGGAGAACGCCGCCGGCGAGAAGTTCTGGGTGAAGTACCACTTCAAGACCGACCAGGGCATCGAGACGCTCACGTCGGAGGAGGCCGCGCGGATCGCCGGTGAGGACGCCGACGCGCACCGCGCCGACCTGTGGCACGCCATCGAGGGCGGCGACTTCCCGACGTGGACGCTCAAGGTCCAGGTCATGCCGTACGCGGAGGCCGAGAACTACCGGTTCAACCCGTTCGACCTGACCAAGGTGTGGCCGCACGCCGACTACCCGCTGATCACGGTCGGCAGGCTGGCGCTGGACCGCAACCCGGCCGACTACTTCGCCGAGATCGAGCAGGCCGCGTTCGAGCCCACCAACCTGGTGCCCGGCATCGGCACGTCCCCGGACAAGATGCTGATCGGCCGCATCTTCGCCTACCCGGACGCGCACCGGTACCGCATCGGCGCGAACTACGCGCAGCTCCCGGTGAACCGGCCCAAGTCGCCGGTGAACTCCTACTCCAAGGACGGGGCGATGCGGTACACCAACTCCGCCGACCCGGTGTACGCGCCGAACTCCTACGGCGGCCCGCACGCCAACCCGGCGCTGGCGGGCGAGGTGACGACCGGCTACGGCGTCGAGGACGCCCCCGTGCGCGCGGCGTACAAGCTGCACGTCGAGGACGACGACTTCGGCCAGGCGGGCACCATGGTCCGCGAGGTGTTCACCCAGGAGCAGCGCGACCGGCTCGTCGACACCGTCGTGGGCCACGCGGGCAACGGCGTCTCGGAGCGCGTGCTGGAGCGCGTGTTCGAGTACTGGCGCAACATCGACAAGGAGACCGGCGACCGCATCGCCGCCGCCTTCGGCAAGTGA
- a CDS encoding alpha/beta hydrolase produces MSKLADSLPVGVLAGALRFAFGLPTPVRRLITGKPVVLDGQRLHPDAQLLLRLQQLSGQDWDTTSPAQNRAALAQSNALVCGPVVEGVGVRPVRVPRDGGEIAGRVYEPVGLAPDSALLVFYHGGGWVSGDLDSHDNLCRFLALEAGVRVLAVDYRLAPEHPFPAAVDDVMVAFEWAVEHAADLRIDPARIALGGDSAGGNLAAVTALRAARSGGPSPVFLLLLYPAVDASSKRRSRELFGNGFFLTDAKMDWFRDHYAPEEASWVDERLSVLLAEDLGVLPPTYIAVAGFDPLRDEGEAFADKLAAAGVPVVLRRHEGLFHGFANVLGLGGIYREAVSEAVGSLRTGLALANARQDLPETA; encoded by the coding sequence ATGTCGAAGCTCGCCGATTCACTCCCCGTCGGTGTCCTCGCGGGCGCGCTGCGCTTCGCGTTTGGCCTCCCCACGCCAGTGCGGCGGCTGATCACCGGCAAGCCCGTGGTGCTGGACGGCCAGCGCCTGCACCCCGACGCGCAGCTGCTGCTCAGGCTCCAGCAGCTCAGCGGCCAGGACTGGGACACCACCTCGCCCGCGCAGAACCGGGCCGCGCTCGCACAGAGCAACGCGCTGGTGTGCGGGCCGGTCGTCGAGGGCGTCGGCGTGCGCCCGGTGCGCGTCCCCCGTGACGGCGGCGAGATCGCGGGCCGCGTGTACGAGCCGGTCGGCCTGGCGCCGGACTCGGCGCTGCTGGTCTTCTACCACGGTGGCGGCTGGGTCAGCGGCGACCTGGACAGCCACGACAACCTGTGCCGGTTCCTCGCGCTCGAGGCGGGCGTCCGGGTGCTCGCCGTGGACTACCGGCTCGCCCCCGAGCACCCGTTCCCGGCCGCCGTGGACGACGTCATGGTCGCGTTCGAATGGGCCGTCGAGCACGCCGCCGACCTGCGGATCGACCCGGCGCGCATCGCTCTCGGCGGCGACAGCGCGGGCGGCAACCTGGCCGCCGTGACCGCGCTGCGCGCCGCCCGCTCGGGTGGCCCGTCGCCGGTGTTCCTGCTGCTGCTCTACCCCGCCGTGGACGCCTCGTCCAAGCGCCGGTCGCGCGAGCTGTTCGGCAACGGGTTCTTCCTCACCGACGCCAAGATGGACTGGTTCCGCGACCACTACGCGCCCGAGGAGGCGTCGTGGGTCGACGAGCGGCTCTCCGTGCTGCTCGCCGAGGACCTGGGTGTCCTGCCGCCCACCTACATCGCGGTCGCGGGCTTCGACCCGCTGCGCGACGAGGGCGAGGCGTTCGCGGACAAGCTGGCCGCCGCGGGCGTGCCGGTCGTGCTGCGCCGCCACGAGGGCCTGTTCCACGGCTTCGCGAACGTGCTGGGCCTCGGCGGCATCTACCGCGAGGCGGTGTCCGAGGCCGTCGGCTCGCTGCGCACCGGCCTGGCGCTGGCGAACGCCCGCCAGGACCTGCCCGAGACGGCCTGA
- a CDS encoding NAD(P)H-dependent oxidoreductase, with product MTVTVVGIGGSIRPNSQSERAMRIALAGAREAGARTVEVTGPDLVLPFYDPHVPERPEAAARLVEALRTADGVLLVSPGYHGTVSGLVKNALDYVEDLRTDERPYLTGRAVGCVAAAQGWQASVTTLTALRSIVHALRGWPTPLGAAVNSGDVSFDPDGGCSDPAVAETLRLIGRQVAEFALSKSG from the coding sequence ATGACGGTCACCGTGGTGGGCATCGGCGGCTCGATCCGCCCGAACTCGCAGTCCGAGCGGGCGATGCGGATCGCGTTGGCGGGAGCACGGGAAGCGGGTGCGCGCACCGTCGAGGTGACCGGCCCGGACCTCGTGCTGCCGTTCTACGACCCGCACGTGCCGGAACGCCCCGAGGCGGCCGCCCGCCTGGTCGAGGCGCTGCGCACCGCCGACGGCGTGCTGCTGGTGTCGCCCGGCTACCACGGCACGGTGTCCGGCCTGGTCAAGAACGCCCTCGACTACGTCGAGGACCTGCGCACCGACGAGCGGCCCTACCTCACCGGCCGCGCGGTCGGCTGCGTCGCCGCCGCGCAGGGCTGGCAGGCCTCCGTCACGACGCTGACCGCCCTGCGGTCCATCGTGCACGCGCTGCGCGGCTGGCCGACGCCCCTGGGCGCGGCGGTGAACTCCGGCGACGTCTCGTTCGACCCGGACGGCGGCTGCTCGGACCCCGCGGTGGCCGAGACCCTGCGGCTCATCGGCCGGCAGGTAGCCGAGTTCGCCCTCTCGAAGTCGGGCTGA
- a CDS encoding organic hydroperoxide resistance protein, with the protein MNVLYTAEAVAVGEGRNGEIRSSDGVLDELVAIPKEMGGPGGGTNPEQLFAAGYAACFNSALRASARIAKIEIGVTEVTAQVGIGRVDDVPGMHLTVALVARVEGVEQSVADKLVHEAHQLCPYSNATRGNIEVSVTATV; encoded by the coding sequence ATGAACGTGCTCTACACGGCCGAAGCGGTCGCCGTCGGTGAAGGTCGCAACGGCGAGATCCGCTCCTCGGACGGCGTCCTCGACGAGCTCGTCGCCATCCCCAAGGAGATGGGCGGTCCCGGTGGCGGCACGAACCCGGAGCAGCTGTTCGCCGCGGGCTACGCCGCGTGCTTCAACAGCGCACTGCGGGCCTCCGCGCGCATCGCCAAGATTGAGATCGGCGTGACCGAGGTGACCGCCCAGGTCGGCATCGGCCGCGTCGACGACGTCCCCGGCATGCACCTCACCGTGGCACTCGTCGCCCGCGTCGAGGGCGTGGAGCAGTCCGTGGCCGACAAGCTCGTCCACGAGGCGCACCAGCTCTGCCCGTACTCCAACGCGACGCGCGGCAACATCGAGGTCTCGGTGACCGCCACCGTCTGA
- a CDS encoding prolyl oligopeptidase family serine peptidase produces MTTHPAAVVPNPLFTDPETEAKWRARFTAPRMSLPSWAENAPDRNLYLSNADGTWEIYAWDRSTDTHRKVTDRPNGTSHGTLSPDGERIWWFADNDGDEFGLWVSEPFEPDGSDAWTAVEGVGAGYPAGLEIGEDVVAVGASTDDGTTVWLSRKGGVAEVVYANEHDGGVAALSKDEALLVLAHSEHGDNRHAALRVLSVESGAAVAEKWDGVGKGLDAISFSPVLGDNRLLVLHERRGREELLIWDVAADTESEVVIDLPGEIVADWYPDATALLVVHTFEARNTLYRYHLTTGELSELDTPHGTVGAANVRPDSTVEYSWSSAAHPPVVRALSPDGVERVLLESDGPKAPGSDDVADVFVDGPGGRVHALVARPAGAPDGPLPTVFSLHGGPHSSDEDRFSGYRAVWLDAGFAVVHVNYRGSTGYGSAWRDAIEGKPGITELADVAAVHDWAVREGFADPAKCVVNGASWGGYLALLALGTQPERWAVGVAGVPVADYLAAYEDEMEPLRAFDRALFGGSPEELPELYRECSPLTYVDDVRAPVMVLAGENDPRCPIRQIDNYLDRLAGRGAAYETYRYDAGHGSLVIEESIRQTAAEVSFALRHLEG; encoded by the coding sequence GTGACGACTCATCCCGCTGCCGTGGTGCCGAACCCCCTGTTCACCGATCCCGAGACCGAGGCCAAGTGGCGCGCCCGCTTCACGGCGCCGCGGATGTCGCTGCCGTCGTGGGCGGAGAACGCGCCGGACCGCAACCTGTACCTGTCCAACGCGGACGGCACCTGGGAGATCTACGCCTGGGACCGGTCGACGGACACCCACCGCAAGGTGACCGACCGGCCCAACGGCACGTCGCACGGCACGCTGAGCCCGGACGGCGAGCGCATCTGGTGGTTCGCGGACAACGACGGCGACGAGTTCGGGCTGTGGGTCAGCGAGCCGTTCGAGCCGGACGGCTCCGACGCGTGGACCGCGGTCGAGGGCGTGGGCGCCGGGTACCCGGCGGGACTGGAGATCGGTGAGGACGTCGTCGCGGTGGGCGCCTCCACCGACGACGGCACGACGGTCTGGTTGTCCCGCAAGGGCGGCGTGGCCGAGGTCGTCTACGCCAACGAGCACGACGGCGGCGTGGCCGCGCTGTCCAAGGACGAGGCGCTGCTGGTCCTCGCGCACTCCGAGCACGGCGACAACCGGCACGCGGCGCTGCGCGTGCTGTCGGTCGAGTCCGGCGCGGCGGTGGCCGAGAAGTGGGACGGCGTCGGCAAGGGCCTGGACGCGATCTCGTTCAGCCCGGTGCTGGGCGACAACCGGCTGCTGGTACTGCACGAGCGCCGCGGCCGCGAGGAGCTGCTGATCTGGGACGTCGCCGCGGACACCGAGTCCGAGGTCGTGATCGACCTGCCCGGCGAGATCGTCGCCGACTGGTACCCGGACGCGACGGCGCTGCTCGTGGTGCACACCTTCGAGGCGCGGAACACGTTGTACCGCTACCACCTGACGACCGGCGAACTGTCCGAGTTGGACACTCCGCACGGGACGGTCGGGGCGGCGAACGTCCGCCCGGACAGCACGGTCGAGTACTCGTGGTCCTCGGCGGCGCACCCGCCCGTCGTGCGGGCGCTGTCCCCGGACGGCGTCGAACGGGTGCTGCTGGAGTCCGACGGGCCGAAGGCGCCGGGGTCGGACGACGTGGCCGACGTGTTCGTGGACGGGCCTGGCGGGCGGGTGCACGCGCTGGTCGCCAGGCCGGCGGGAGCGCCGGACGGGCCGCTGCCGACGGTGTTCAGCCTGCACGGCGGCCCGCACTCGTCGGACGAGGACCGGTTCTCCGGGTACCGGGCGGTGTGGCTGGACGCCGGGTTCGCCGTGGTGCACGTGAACTACCGCGGGTCCACGGGGTACGGGTCGGCGTGGCGGGACGCGATCGAGGGGAAGCCGGGGATCACCGAGCTGGCCGACGTGGCCGCGGTGCACGACTGGGCGGTGCGCGAGGGCTTCGCGGACCCGGCCAAGTGCGTGGTCAACGGGGCTTCGTGGGGCGGGTACCTGGCGCTGCTGGCGCTGGGGACGCAGCCCGAGCGGTGGGCGGTCGGTGTCGCCGGGGTGCCGGTGGCGGACTACCTGGCCGCCTACGAGGACGAGATGGAGCCGCTGCGGGCGTTCGACCGGGCGCTGTTCGGCGGCTCGCCCGAGGAGCTGCCGGAGCTGTACCGGGAGTGCTCGCCGCTGACGTACGTGGACGACGTGCGGGCGCCGGTGATGGTGCTGGCCGGGGAGAACGACCCGCGGTGCCCGATCCGGCAGATCGACAACTACCTGGACCGGCTGGCCGGGCGCGGGGCGGCCTACGAGACGTACCGGTACGACGCGGGGCACGGGTCGCTGGTGATCGAGGAGTCGATCCGGCAGACGGCGGCCGAGGTGTCGTTCGCGCTGCGGCACCTGGAGGGGTGA
- a CDS encoding class I SAM-dependent methyltransferase, giving the protein MTDQRARVELRKRIYGTGDLSELPIFGGGFINFGYWRGVRLDGDLTLPQRIASQQALYDLLLDLLDVAGARVVEVGCGRGHGAASALRRGPELVRGVDLMPEQVARAAAAHHDERLAFVEGSASALPFDDGAFDRLLSVEAAQHFEDVAGFAREAHRVLVPGGRLAVTSFFANRPGAGPQIARLLATFENGLDLAHPIGAVLADLRTAGFVDVAAENIGEHVWPGLDRWIEQGGARNDWDRNWIKVVSRGLADYYLVTARRPVEAGSGA; this is encoded by the coding sequence ATGACTGATCAGCGGGCGCGCGTCGAACTGCGGAAGCGGATCTACGGGACCGGTGATCTCAGCGAACTCCCCATCTTCGGCGGCGGTTTCATCAACTTCGGCTACTGGCGGGGCGTGCGGCTCGACGGCGACCTCACGCTGCCCCAGCGGATCGCCAGCCAGCAGGCGCTCTACGACCTGCTGCTGGACCTGCTCGACGTGGCGGGCGCACGGGTCGTGGAGGTCGGCTGCGGACGCGGGCACGGCGCCGCCTCGGCGTTGCGGCGCGGCCCGGAACTGGTCAGGGGCGTCGACCTGATGCCGGAGCAGGTGGCGCGGGCCGCGGCGGCGCACCACGACGAGCGGCTGGCCTTCGTGGAGGGTTCCGCGTCCGCGCTGCCCTTCGACGACGGGGCGTTCGACCGGCTGCTGTCGGTGGAGGCCGCGCAGCACTTCGAGGACGTAGCGGGGTTCGCCCGCGAGGCGCACCGGGTGCTGGTGCCGGGAGGCAGGCTGGCCGTGACCTCGTTCTTCGCCAACCGCCCCGGTGCCGGACCGCAGATCGCCCGGCTGCTGGCGACGTTCGAGAACGGCTTGGACCTGGCGCACCCGATCGGCGCCGTGCTGGCCGACCTGCGGACCGCCGGGTTCGTCGACGTGGCCGCCGAGAACATCGGGGAGCACGTGTGGCCGGGGCTCGACCGGTGGATCGAGCAGGGCGGGGCGCGGAACGACTGGGACCGGAACTGGATCAAGGTGGTGTCGCGCGGACTGGCCGACTACTACCTGGTGACCGCGCGTCGGCCCGTTGAGGCAGGATCGGGAGCGTGA